The Oncorhynchus nerka isolate Pitt River linkage group LG15, Oner_Uvic_2.0, whole genome shotgun sequence genome contains the following window.
AGTAATAAGAGCTGAAATTAATAATATCTATCATGAGTTAATGTTATTATTAGtgatgaccagagagagggatagagacctgAGGGCTAAGAGATaagtgcctgcctctctctctctctccctctccctctcactctttctctccccctccctcccacccaccctccctctctctctctctctctccctctttctctccccctccctccctctctccctctccctctcctttttgTTAAAGGTAATGTAGTCATTAATTTACAAAGGTACTCTGTCAGTTCCATCGTGTAGCGTTAGCCTCCAGCGCTCATCAAAATGTAATTGATTAGTAATTCACCAGAAACCTCCACAGAGGAAACTGACCGGTGGTTTTTAAACAGGGGCTACAATAAGAGACCCAAAAGGCCTTTTAATCAAAACGGAGGCTGTCCAAAATAGGGCCCCGGGGACATCCCTGTGTGCTCAAATTGATACAACTCAACTCAGGTCTTATTGATGGTGACTGTTGAGTAATGCAGACGTGTGGTTGACTGGAGTCTATTTGATTTGTTGAGGAGTAAGACAGAGTAGGGGGGAGTAAGACAGAGTGGGGGGGAGTAAGACAGAGTAGGGGGGAGTAAGACAGAGTGGGGGGGGCAGAGTGGGTCGGTGTAAGTATTTTTATGGACATTAGCATTCGTTGAAAGTCTTAATTAAATATTAGCATGAAATGCCTGGTCATACATAGGGgggctatacacacacaccttccacttTTCAGCATAAATCTACTGTAAGATAGAGATCTTGCATTTGACCTTTCCATCAGAGCCCATTCTGTGGATGGCTGTTTTGTAGGTCAGAGAGAAGAAAGGTAAAGAAAACAGTGGCATCTCCATCCTTTTAACACCTAGTGCTGCCTGTCTGCTGCCTCACTGTCAAAACACACTTCAAAGTTAAgcattaggagttgaggatcatGGAAACAAGACTGCACTTCCCATAAGGCCTTAGCAGGATGAGTTCTGCCCTTTCCTCACCTCTGATAGGCGTCAAGGAAAATGGGATAGATCTGCATTTCCCATAAGGCCTTGGCTTAGAGGCTCTGAGAGATCTGCCCTTTCCTCGCTTCTCAGACTCAGAAGTGGAAGTTACCcgtaggcacagatctaggatcagcttaccctccctcaatcctaacctcaaacattaGGGAGGAAACCTCTAAACTGACCTTAGATTAGTGGATATGGGCAACTTTGTCCGACTGCGTTCTTTCCTCCAGCCCCTCTGGGAGATCTAAGGGCAATTTTGAGGTCAACATTTTTCATCCTAGTGGTTTAGGTTAGGATTTCAGGGTGAAGGAATCTGATCCTGTATCTGGGACGACTATGCCAGCTacgctgagagagggagggaaagcgagcgagagagagagacacacagagagagagaaagagagacagagagagagagagacagacagagagagagtccttGGAATCTTTGATTAATTTCAATCAACCCTTCAATCTGGCAGAGTTAATAATATCAGCATATTAGTATGGCTCCCACGACCTCCCCTCATTGGCCCTGACACCTCACAATCggcccaaatggaaccctaatcCCTAAATAGCTCACTACTAACAAAGTCCTATAggaaccctataggccctggtcaaaagtagtgcaatagggaacagggttggatttgggatgcagacacctCATCTGCAAATTAATTTGGTCCATTAAACCAGacaagggtggagggagggatgaaaaaCCGAGAGAAGCGAGTGAAttacatgttgttgtttttttgtgctTGCTGGTTGCTGGGTTATATTAGCCAACAGAAGTGGgtcagagggaatgagagagcgaATAGGACATCAGGgcgtggagggaggagaggatggagagggagtgggaggaagagaggaaagactGGACACgtgcagcaagagagagagagagagagagagagagagaggagagagagagagagagagggagagagagggagagagagggagagagagagagggagagaggagagagagagagagagggagggagagagggagggagggagggagggagagagagagagagagagaggagagagagagagagaggagagagaggagagagagagagagagagagagagagagagagagagagagagagagagagagagagagagagagagagagagagagagaggagagaggagagagggagagagggagggagagagagagagagagagagagagagagagagagagagggggagagggagagagaggggagagagagagaggagagagagagagagagagagagggagagagggaggagggagagagagagagagagagagagagagagagagagggagagagagggagagagagagagggagggagagagagagagagagagagagagagagagagagagaggagagagaggagagagggagagaggagagagagagagagggagagggagggagagagggagggagagagagagagagagagagagagagagagagagagagagagagagagagagagagagagagagggagagagagatccaaTAATGAGTCTATGAATATCATtatatgtcagtaatgtcattcTGAGTATAAGAATATAACAACAAAGCAATGATTCATGATTCCAGTCAGAACGGATGAGCAGATCAGAATGCCAATTAACGTTAACGTTAATTCAAGCAGAGTGCAAGGAGTCATAGGTCATAGGTCAATACCGCGAAGCTGTATCCATTAGACATAATCACCCCAAAATATATGATATTTAAATCTAATGGGTTTACCAGACAGGTAGGCTGTAGGTCTATAAGTAGTACTGAGACATCCATTAGTACATCAGATAATATGGGTGAAATGAGTCCAGAGAGGCCATACTGTATAAATCCATTAGACAatatcaaaaataaaataaataatataaatcaaatatatttgtGATGCGGTAGGCCTAAAGTGAAGTATCACTATAGAATCTACTACACTAAacctaaatatatattttagaactAAATGTAATATACGTTACACAAAGGCCAGACTTGGATGCTGTAGGTCTATAAGTAGCACTGAGGCATCCACTGAAGTACATCAAATATATTGGGTCAAATGAGTCCCCAGATCTAGAGGCATCACCAAACCTTGCTCCATCTTCCAGCAAATCTTATAACTCAGTCCACAGTATGGATATGGAAGGAAGGATCAAccaatttaaatatatatatatatatagatcccTTTTTAAAGTCCCTTTTTAAAGTTCAATCTACGTTATCAAAATTCAATGTCCATGTTTGCACATTCAGAGACCAGCATGGACACGGGGGGGTAACCATCTCCCTGGTCAGTGTATCTGTGTTATGAGAGCATGTTGATCTATAGCTCCACTCCTCTGTTAGCAGAGGGGCACATTCAGAGACCAGCATGGACACGGGGGGTAACCATCTCCCTGGTCAGTGTATCTGTGTTATGAGAGCATGTTGATCTATAGCTCCACTCCTCTGTTAGCAGAGGGGCACATTCAGAGACCAGCATGGACACGGGGGGTAACCATCTCCCTGGTCAGTGTATCTGTGTTATGAGAGCATGTTGATCTATAGCTCCACTTCTCTGTTAGCAGAGGGGCACATTCAGAGACCAGCATGGACACGGGGGGTAACCATCTCCCTGGTCAGTGTATCTGTGTTATGAGAGCATGTTGATCTATAGCTCCACTCCTCTGTTAGCAGAGGGGCACATTCAGAGACCAGCATGGACCCCATACGGGGGGTAACCATCTCCCTGGTCAGTGTATCTGTGTTATGAGAGCATGTTGATCTATAGCTCCACTTCTCTGTTAGCAGAGGGGCACATTCAGAGACCAGCATGGACACGGGGGGTAACCATCTCCCTGGTCAGTGTATCTGTGTTATGAGAGCATGTTGATCTATAGCTCCACTCCTCTGTTAGCAGAGGGGCACATTCAGAGACCAGCATGGACCCCATACGGGGGGTAACCATCTCCCTGGTCAGTGTATCTGTGTTATGAGAGCATGTTGATCTATAGCTCCACTCCTCTGTTAGCAGAGGGGCACAATTGACATGTAGCTAATGTAATATACAGTGGCCTGTGAAAGTTTTCACCCCCCTGGAatgtttcctattttgttgccttacaacctggaattaaaatagatttttgtgggggttgtgtcatttgatttacacaacatgcctaccactttgaagattcaaaatattttttttgtgtgaaacaaacaagaaataagacaaaaaaaaaacagaaaacttgagcatgcataactattcaccccccaaagtcaatacttagtagagacaccttttgcagcaattacagctgcaagtctcttggggtatgtctctataagcttggcacatctagccactgggattgttGCCCATACTTCAAGGCAaaatattctcaattggattgttgtctgggctttgactaggccattccaagacatttaaaaatgtttcttaaaccaCTCAAGatttgctttagcagtatgcttagggtcattttcctgctggaaggtgaacatccgtcccagtctcaaatctctggaagactgaaacaggttttccctcaagaattttcctgtatttagcgccatcgatcattccttcaattctgacaagtttccctgccaatgaaaaacatccccacagcatgatgctgccaccaccatgcttcactgtagggatggtgttcCCAGGGTGATGAGAAATGtcgggtttgtgccagacataacgttttccttgatggccaaaaaggtcaattttagtctcatctgaccagagtaccttcttccatatgtttggggagtctcccacatgccttttggtgaacactaaacgtgtttgcttatttttttctttaagcaatggcttttttctggccactcttccgtaaagcccagctctgtggggtgtacagcttaaagtggtgctatggacagatactccaatctccgctgtggagctttgcagctccttcagggttatctttggtctctttgttgcctctctgagtaatgccctccttgcctgttttggtgggcggccctcttggCATATTTGTTGTGGTGCCAAATTCTtctcattttttaataatggatttaatggtgctctgtgggatgttctaAGTTTCGGATAttcttttataacccaaccctgatctgtacctctccacaactttgtccctgacatgTTTGGCGagttccttggtcttcatggtgtcgcttgcttggtggtaccccttgcttagtggtgttacagactttggagcctttcagaacaggtgtatataaactgagatcatatgacagatcgtgtgacacttagattgcagacaggtggactttatgtgacttctgacagtaattggttgcaccagatcttatttaggggcttcatagtaaagaGGGTGAATACATACACCACACAGCACACACCACTGTTTTTTAAACAAgtttttttttcacttcaccaatttggactattttgtgtatgtcctttacatgaaatccaagtaaaaatctatttaaattgcaggttgtaatgcaacaaaataggaaaaatgccaaggggggtgaatactttgcaaggcactgtataacctCTATCACCTCCATATAGACCAGAAACCAGGCAGTTTAAACAGGAAACACAATTATTATATTTTTTCGTCACTAATTTGTATTTCATCAAACCAGATCGGATCTGAAAAAATCGGATGTGAAAAGAGCTGatatgattggtcaaaagaccaatacaAAATATAACAATTGGGCTATGTCCATATATTGCCACTATAAATAGCATATTTGGCACTATGGTTTTTGTATGGAGCGTTTGCTGCCAACATTGAAGATAGATTTTTTACTAACTCTTTATATCTATGGCTCTGCTATATGATCTCGTTGACCTCCCCATAgagatccatctctctctctctctctctctctctctctctctctctctctcgctcacgctCTCACTCCCTCTAAAATAGACCATGAACCCTTGCGCACTCTAGCTTTTCTAAACATCACCATACTAGCATTGTCTTTAATTTCAGCTGTAACTTCTTGTGTGAGGTCTGTGTGTTCCGCCAGGAACCTTCTCTCTTCTCCGACATGATTACCTTCTGCTTTAATATGGGAGCCAACACtcgtctctctccacctctcctaaccCAGCCTAAAGTGGTTTTTGCATGACTAGCACTATTGAAATGTAAATTTTAATCTTCCCCTGAAGGAAGCTTTGACTTTCTTATCAAAAGAAAAATATGCTATACCTGTAAATAACAAATTGGCTCGAAGCCAGGGAAATGTTAGCAAGTAGGTCTGGAAAATGGCTTACTTCATAGTAATCtgaacacacacacggagagtgtgcgtgcgcgtgtgtgtgtgtaaacgtccCTTCCTCCTTGTTTGCTATCTGAATGCAATGTATCTGCTCAATCCACATGTCTGATATAGAAAAGGCCAAGAAGAAGGAGAAAGCAAAATGGCGGAGCGCCCCATCAGCATGCCACACTCTGTAAAACATGTGTAGGTGTTTCCAATCGATAAGCACGCTCctgctaaacacagagagggGCTCCAGGGCCTGGTTCCCACCGTCCACACCTCTCGGTGCGTGTCCACCCACGCCAGCATCTCCACCTGTTTTGTTCCTGGGCTAATTACAGCCGAGAACAATTAACACGATAAGAATCGCTTAatatcctccccctcttccttgtCCTCCTTCtgccctccatcctccctcctctctcccccctcctccgaAGGAAGTAGAAGAGATTGAGGCAAACACTGCTAATTCCTCATCCCCTTTCAATTATCTCTCTAAATGACGCTGCTAGGGAGGCAGGTGGTGGGCTGCAGAGTGAAATgactctgcgtcccaaatggcaccctattccctatatagctcactacttttgaccagagccctatgggaaccCTGTGGGCccatgtcaaaagtagtgcagaaaacagggaatagggtgccacttgggatgcaTCCAGTGTTTAGTGAATGAATTGAATGTTGATGGGATTATGAACTGTGCTGTTTAAGGGACCAGGGTTTAAGCCGAGTAATGCTGCTGCTTGTTGTTGGGAGATATGTTGTAATGAGTCTTAGGACACCTGCTAGTGACAGGACTCTGCAGTCATTACTGAGTCCTCATCACCCTGGCTCTGTCTTTCTATGGTAGTCTGCAAGGACCAATGTGCCAGACAAAACGAAATCTGATatattgttgtttttttgtttaccCAAACCTGGAAAAAAAGAGAATGTGGAACCACCTAGAAGCTCAGTGTGGAACCATTATGGAACTCCATGTAGAACTTTGAAACTTCTGGAACCACTATAGAACCCCTACGGAACTGTTACAGAGACATTATAGAACCCTTTATGGAACTTTGGAACCTCTGTAGAACCATTGTAGAACTGTGGAACTCTTGTGGAACCATGATGGAATCCGCAATGGAACAGTGGAATTTCTGTGGAACGACTTGTAGAATTGTGGAACCCCTGTAGTTCCATTGTGGAACTGTAGAAAAAAACAATACCCCATgtcatgctactactactactacatactgtctCCCCCATAACTTCCACTACTATCCTCCTCATCCCCTGTCAGAGTCTGCTGTTGTAACAGCCTAGGATAAGTTAAAGAATGAGAAGACAGATGATGTCATAAAAGAGACCAGGAAGTACACATGGGAGCCAACAGTTGTAGTTGTGTCATTCAGGTCCATTCACTGTCTGGGAGTTCTTGAGAATTATGACATCACTGTCTTCTCCTTCTGTATGCCATCCTCTAGGTTACACCTCTTCCTCATCTCTCACAGCTTCTGCTGGGCCGACACCCCCTTCCAGTAGTCGAGGATATCATGGAGGTCCTCGTCTTTCGCAAACTGAACCTTCTTCCTCAAGGCGTGGCCTGCAGCGATATACGTCGCCTCTTCGCGAGGGTCGCGAGGGCCTTTCTTGTGTGGCCGGAACCTCTCCCAGATTCGAAGGGTGTTTTCCGAGGAATATTCGGGGCTGGAGGAGTAGCCGGAGTAGTTGTGGTGCCGGGAAGGGGAGAGCTGGGAGTAGGCGGCAGGGTCCCTTTTGGTACGTCCCAGGGGTTTGAGGAAGGAGGCCTtctgggatggggagggagagggggagtcgTTGGATCCCTCGTAGTAGAGGGCGGGGAAGGAGTGCCTGTGCTCAGAACAGTGGTAGTCTGGATGTACCTCCAGAtgatgatgctgctgctgctttcccgggcctccccctcctctccctccccctccgcaACCCACCCCACCTCCATTGACATTCACCCCACCTTCATTAACCCCTCCTCCCATTCCGTTCCCACCACCACAACCCATCCCGtttccatcaccaccactaccacaaccactaccatTTCCACCCACAAGAGGGAGCCTCTCCATGGTTTCCCCACACCCAACAGGGCTCCCCTTCTCTGGGTATGGAGGGCAGGAGTTGGGCCCCGGGCTTCGGGGCTCTGGGACATCCAGACTGAAGACCCTGGTGCTCTTCGTGGATCCTCCAGCCGAGGACACGCTACATCGGTTCTTCCCAGCACCCATGACCACCACACCTGTATCGCTCAGCTGCCTCTGTAAGGGTCGTACGGCATTCGCCGGTGGTGGGTCCCTGTAGGGTGGCGAGAGAAATCCCCCTCCGCTGATTCCGGGACGCTCCGAGAGGGGCATGACGAGGGGGACGGGGGTCATCGCGGGAGGGGCATGGATTTTGGGAGAGGAGGCGAGCATCTGGCAGGTGTCAGCGAGGCcttgggagagggggatgaggttcCGAGCGAGGGAGGTGATACAAGCAGGTGGAGGAGAAGTAGGGTTGTCGCCAGATGTTGTCGTGGCAACAAGGGAGTCGAGCTTGAGCGCGTCGATACAGTTGTTGATAATCTGGTTGACTTTGTCGACCTCCATGGCGATCGTCGAGATCTCCGACGCAGATCCGTGCCCGTCGTCATCCGAATCATTCCCAACGTCCATTCCATCTTCACTGCAACCGTTGATGCCTCGCATATCCACCAGTAtcgcctccccctcctcctccccctgccaGTAATAATCCTCCCCCGTCTCCTGATAATCCTGCCCCAGTCCTCACGTCCATATAGTTCCCTTTATTGGTTGCCATGGCTTCACCGAACGCCGTGGCCATCTTCTCCACTTGGGGGAGCGTCGAGAGGCGGGAGGAGGTGGTGTTGGCCGAACCGTGGAGCATGCCGgagctggaggaggtggaggggggaagTTTATTACCACCGCCACCCCCTCCTCCGTGGAGGTGACCTCCGTGGTGCCCCTGGTTCTGGGCCTGTT
Protein-coding sequences here:
- the elfn2a gene encoding LOW QUALITY PROTEIN: extracellular leucine-rich repeat and fibronectin type III domain containing 2a (The sequence of the model RefSeq protein was modified relative to this genomic sequence to represent the inferred CDS: deleted 1 base in 1 codon), encoding MANRFLHLPSIPLSLSLSPSIFLYLLPPLLLLLHLPVSVRGDCWLIEGDKGYVWLAICSQNQPPYETIPQHINNTVHDLRLNENKLKAVLFHSMYRFTNLTDLNLTKNEISYIEDGAFTHQANLQVLQLGYNKLTNLTEGVMRGLGRLQCLFLQHNLIEVIDNKAFEESSSSLSSIDLSSNKLARIDPSTFTVLNRLMVCELAGNPFHCGCDLYSFLTWLEAFNNVTHTYDRLQCETPGELFLYPLLSPVAGHGRSARTMLATICRDGMIIPGITSQPGTDWEGSGMGPEMDGRAGPYHQPTASSTADPNFNPSIKLQWVSLSAAKLMVQIPKPYSKMYVLVQYNQSFVSDIQNLKEKKEKVTLVDLKPHTNYTYCVVSISKNQRNNHTCIFFATREAGTDDHHANPSTMTHYIITILGCLLGMVIVLGLVYYCLRKRRMQEEKEKAISVKKTILEMRYGPEAAAQAANDPAAMQHLQEQAQNQGHHGGHLHGGGGGGGNKLPPSTSSSSGMLHGSANTTSSRLSTLPQVEKMATAFGEAMATNKGNYMDVRTGAGLSGDGGGLLLAGGGGGEAILVDMRGINGCSEDGMDVGNDSDDDGHGSASEISTIAMEVDKVNQIINNCIDALKLDSLVATTTSGDNPTSPPPACITSLARNLIPLSQGLADTCQMLASSPKIHAPPAMTPVPLVMPLSERPGISGGGFLSPPYRDPPPANAVRPLQRQLSDTGVVVMGAGKNRCSVSSAGGSTKSTRVFSLDVPEPRSPGPNSCPPYPEKGSPVGCGETMERLPLVGGNGSGCGSGGDGNGMGCGGGNGMGGGVNEGGVNVNGGGVGCGGGGRGGGGPGKQQQHHHLEVHPDYHCSEHRHSFPALYYEGSNDSPSPSPSQKASFLKPLGRTKRDPAAYSQLSPSRHHNYSGYSSSPEYSSENTLRIWERFRPHKKGPRDPREEATYIAAGHALRKKVQFAKDEDLHDILDYWKGVSAQQKL